The Silene latifolia isolate original U9 population chromosome Y, ASM4854445v1, whole genome shotgun sequence sequence TTCCGTCAAAACTAGTCACCAGACTAGACCTTGAAGGAGTAGCACCCGGTGAACCAATCGAGCCCAGAGGATTGCGATGCTTGTCATTTGACAATCCACCCAGCCTGCAGCAGACACAAGGTAATGCCTTGTTTAATACTCTGTCAGGATCTGACTTTCCACCCTTTTCAGGTACTCCCGCGCGCCAGACATCAGGATGGCAAGCTAGATGTGTCATCAACACAGCAGTTCCATTATACAGCCAGTTCACCAATGGAGCCTGGATGGAGGTCTGCAACAGACACCAAGATGGCAGCCAGGATCTATAATCAGTACAACACCAATGACAAGTCACCCAGCGCCTGGTCAATTTTTCGGAGTGCCCTGGTTAGGATCTACACCTGTTGGTTCCTTCCCGCCTGcttctaaccctcttgcaggagcAGGTAGTTCACTGAAGCAGCAGTACTAGGAGCTGAGGGACCTGATGTACAGGATACAAGGCATAGCATGTCCATTAGAGATAGCGGCACGAGATCGCTATGcagactcacctttcgtggaCGACGTAGCTCTCGTCGGCGTTCCTAAAGGATGTGTACCACCAGCCATGACTCTCTACGACGGAACCACAGATCTACTTGATCACGTTAACCACTACAAGCAGgaaatgatggtgataaccgcgACCGGACCCTTCAAGGAAGCTTGTATGTGCAAAGAATTCGGATCAACCTTGTCTGGAGCAGCCCTACAGTGGTTCGTCGGCCTACCCAACAAAAGTATAGCCAATTTCGCCGACCTAGTTAATGAATTCAACCAGCAGTTCGTCAGCAGTAGAAAGCCAGAGAAGCAGACCAGCGACCTCTATCGGATAGTGCAAGGATTTGAGGAATCTACTCGTGATTACTTGAAcaggttcaacaaggagaaggtggaaATTCCGAGATGcgatatagcaaccgctatacaagccttccgccgAGGACTGCACCAGGATTCAGATCTGTACAAGTACGTGACCATGTAACCGTGCACTACCTTTGAGGAAGTACAATCAAAGGCGATTGCTGTCATGAGGCTAGAGGAAGATTCTACACCCATAAGAGGCACTTACGACTCAGACCCAGTACCCAGAAAAGCCTCGGTGGAAATGATGAGTGAAAGATCCAAACCCTACAGCAAGAGTGTGAACAAAGTTTCTGGAAGTTCTGAAGGAAAAGGGCGAGGCAGATCTGCTTCCGAAGGTAAATGAGTATGGTTTCACCACTAATCTTGCAGGATTGTTCAAAGCCCTGCAGGAGCTGGGTCGCAGAGTCAGATGGTCCAAACCCCCAGCAGAAGGATACTCCAGCAGTAGAAAAGATACTGGCAAAAAGTTGAGTTCCATGGCAGCAATACCCACGACACAGACGAATGCCACTCTCTCAGGAAGGAACTCAAGTATTACTATGACCAAGGGAACCTGGATCACCTCCTACCCAGAGTAAACTCTGCAGATCACGTTCTGTCATCTCCCCCTCCTCAATGCACAAGAACTGTGAATGTTATTACAGGTGGCTCGGAGCTATGCGGATTGACGTACTCAGCAGCAAAGAGGCGGGCTTCGGAAGCAAAGGGAGATAAGCTAGAGTATTAGTGCAGGATCAGTCGCCAGAACCTGCCATTAGTCACCTTTGACGAGACAGATGCAAAGTCTGCTCCAGAATAGCACCACGATGCTCTAGTCATCACGCTCCCCAAAGGGAATTGCGAGGTGAGAAAGATCCTGGTGGATACCGGAAGCTatgtcaacttaatcatgctggaGACACTCAAAGGAATGGGATTCAGTAAAAAAAATCTAGCAAAGAAGGCGGTCCCCATAGTTAGATTCAGTGGCGAAACAAAGCATTCCCTAGGAGAGATTGTCATCCTAACCTATGCTGGTGGAGTTAACAAGCAGGTAGGGTATCTGGTTATTGATGGACCCTCCACTGACAATGTGATCCTTGGTAGGCCTTGGATCCACGAGATGAAGGCAATACCCTCGACGTACCACCAGTGTCTGAAGTTCCCAACGCCATGGGGTGTGCAAGAGATACGTGGAGACCAAGAGGAAGCTAAGGATTGCTATAAAGTGGCTCTAAAATCACCAACCATCCCGCCTACATAGCAATTATAGAGCCAGCGCATCCAGGACGAATATATTGATCCCCAGCAGGCAGAACTAGACGAAGTCATCCTGGACGCGCTGCATCCAGAATGAACCGTGCTAATAGGATCAGATTGTACATGTAACATTGGTGAAGAACTCGTTCGGTTATTGAGAACTAACATGGActgctttgcttggtcacatagtgatatgatagggatagacccaGGTGTAATAACCCACAAGCTAAGTGTGGATCCAAGCTACAAACTtgtgcagcagaaaagaagaaagtttgcttcTGAAAGGGACCAGGTCATAAACCAGGAAGTTGATAACCTGCTTGCTGCAGGAAAGATTCAAGAGGTGAAATATCCAAAATGGTTGTCTAATGTTGTGGTGGTTCCGAAGAaaaatggcaagtggagggtcAGCGTTGATTTTACAGATTTGAATAAAGCTTCCCCAAAATATCCGTTTCCACTACCACACATAGACGCCATGGTGGATGCTACTGCAGGtcacgagatgctgacattcctggatgcctggagcggctacaaccagattaagatgcaCCCGAGCGACCAAGAAAAGACGGCATTCAGATCCGAGCGAGGTATCTATTGCTATAACGTCATGCCTTTTGGACTTAAAAATGCAGGATCCACCTATCAGAGGCTGGTAAAGATGATGTTTAAAGAGCAAATAGGTCAaactatggaagtatacatagacgatatggtcgtTAAATCAAAGCAGGCTCCGCAACATCACCAGCACCTCGCAGAAACATTCAACACCCTCGGAAAATACCAAATGAAGCTGAATCCGACAAAGTGCACCTTTGGAGTATCCCATGGAAAATTCTGGGGTAAATGATGACCCAGAGGGGGATAGAGGCCAGAACCCAACAGATCAAAGAAATTCTGCAGCTGGAGTCACCATAGAAAGCAAAAGACGTCCAGCGTGTGACTGGAAGAGTGGCAGCTCTAAATAGGTTCATATCCAGATCCTCGGACAGATGCAAGCTGTTTTATGATGTACTtagaaaaagccaaagatttgAGTGGACAAAGGAGCATGAGAAAACATTTAAGAAGTTAAAACATTATATCAGCA is a genomic window containing:
- the LOC141629617 gene encoding uncharacterized protein LOC141629617, producing MYRIQGIACPLEIAARDRYADSPFVDDVALVGVPKGCVPPAMTLYDGTTDLLDHVNHYKQEMMVITATGPFKEACMCKEFGSTLSGAALQWFVGLPNKSIANFADLVNEFNQQFVSSRKPEKQTSDLYRIVQGFEESTRDYLNRFNKEKVEIPRCDIATAIQAFRRGLHQDSDLYKYVTM
- the LOC141629619 gene encoding uncharacterized protein LOC141629619, which produces MLETLKGMGFSKKNLAKKAVPIVRFSGETKHSLGEIVILTYAGGVNKQVGYLVIDGPSTDNVILGRPWIHEMKAIPSTYHQCLKFPTPWGVQEIRGDQEEAKDCYKVALKSPTIPPT